From Anopheles darlingi chromosome 2, idAnoDarlMG_H_01, whole genome shotgun sequence, the proteins below share one genomic window:
- the LOC125959728 gene encoding ethanolaminephosphotransferase 1 isoform X3 has protein sequence MIGIKYLNDAHLKGFEKYKYNCVDTSFLSVYVMHPFWNKVVLLCPRWIAPNLLTFTGFMLTVVNFFLIAYYDYDFRAATNSPHTVPNWVWMLAAINLFVAYTLDGIDGKQARRTGTSGPLGELFDHGLDSYSAVLIPIYMFSIFGSADLPPVRMFFITLNVFLNFYLPHVEKYLTGVMFLPWGYDFVMWGVSITLAITGIFGAEFWQVPVFGMKPCHIFELILYISAVITSHPIIIANVYKSYRDKTGKMRSFAEAIRPLVPLTSLFVLCTTWVLLSRNGIIDMEPRLYFVMCGTLFSNICCRLIVSQMSDTRADLWNGLLNLLCIVVLVGVVPFSFFGLPELNIEVERYLLYTLTICVTVAHLHYGAGVVREMCHHFRIRCFKTAAHDKPLLAY, from the exons ATGATCGGCATCAAATATCTGAACGATGCCCACCTTAAGGGGTTCGAAAAGTACAAG TACAACTGTGTGGATACGAGCTTTTTAAGCGTTTACGTGATGCACCCCTTCTGGAACAAGGTGGTGTTGTTATGTCCTCGCTGGATCGCCCCGAACCTGCTCACCTTTACCGGTTTCATGTTGACTGTGGTCAACTTCTTCCTGATCGCGTATTACGATTATGATTTTCGTGCCGCAACCAATAGCCCACATACTGTACCCAACTGGGTTTGGATGTTGGCCGCAATAAATCTATTTGTAGCCTATACTCTCG ATGGAATCGATGGAAAGCAGGCACGAAGAACGGGAACCAGTGGGCCGCTGGGTGAGCTGTTTGACCATGGGTTGGATTCGTACTCGGCGGTACTCATACCGATCTACATGTTTAGCATATTCGGTTCCGCTGATCTACCCCCGGTGCGGATGTTCTTTATCACGCTCAATGTGTTCCTAAACTTTTACCTTCCGCACGTGGAAAAGTACCTCACGGGCGTAATGTTTCTGCCCTGGGGCTATGACTTTGTCATGTGG GGTGTCTCAATCACGTTGGCCATAACGGGAATCTTTGGTGCGGAATTCTGGCAAGTTCCGGTCTTCGGCATGAAACCGTGTCACATCTTCGAGCTGATACTCTACATCTCAGCGGTTATTACTAGTCATCCCATTATTATAGCTAATGTATACAA ATCATACCGTGATAAGACGGGTAAAATGCGATCCTTCGCGGAAGCGATTCGTCCACTGGTGCCACTCACTAGTCTATTTGTGCTGTGCACGACTTGGGTGCTGCTCTCGAGGAATGGTATTATCGATATGGAGCCTCGGTTATACTTTGTCATGTGTGGTACTCTCTTCTCCAACATTTGC TGCCGCTTGATTGTGTCGCAGATGTCTGATACTAGGGCGGATTTGTGGAACGGGTTGCTTAATCTACTATGTATCGTGGTACTGGTCGGCGTTGTACCCTTCAGCTTTTTTGGTCTACCTGAGCTAAATATTGAAGTCGAACGCTACCTGCTCTATACACTAACGATTTGTGTGACGGTCGCACATCTGCACTATGGGGCCGGTGTGGTGCGGGAAATGTGCCATCACTTCCGGATTCGTTGCTTCAAA ACCGCAGCGCATGATAAGCCGTTACTGGCGTACTAA
- the LOC125959728 gene encoding ethanolaminephosphotransferase 1 isoform X2 → MIGIKYLNDAHLKGFEKYKYNCVDTSFLSVYVMHPFWNKVVLLCPRWIAPNLLTFTGFMLTVVNFFLIAYYDYDFRAATNSPHTVPNWVWMLAAINLFVAYTLDGIDGKQARRTGTSGPLGELFDHGLDSYSAVLIPIYMFSIFGSADLPPVRMFFITLNVFLNFYLPHVEKYLTGVMFLPWGYDFVMWGVSITLAITGIFGAEFWQVPVFGMKPCHIFELILYISAVITSHPIIIANVYKSYRDKTGKMRSFAEAIRPLVPLTSLFVLCTTWVLLSRNGIIDMEPRLYFVMCGTLFSNICCRLIVSQMSDTRADLWNGLLNLLCIVVLVGVVPFSFFGLPELNIEVERYLLYTLTICVTVAHLHYGAGVVREMCHHFRIRCFKITAAELPQTAPSPDGMEDIAL, encoded by the exons ATGATCGGCATCAAATATCTGAACGATGCCCACCTTAAGGGGTTCGAAAAGTACAAG TACAACTGTGTGGATACGAGCTTTTTAAGCGTTTACGTGATGCACCCCTTCTGGAACAAGGTGGTGTTGTTATGTCCTCGCTGGATCGCCCCGAACCTGCTCACCTTTACCGGTTTCATGTTGACTGTGGTCAACTTCTTCCTGATCGCGTATTACGATTATGATTTTCGTGCCGCAACCAATAGCCCACATACTGTACCCAACTGGGTTTGGATGTTGGCCGCAATAAATCTATTTGTAGCCTATACTCTCG ATGGAATCGATGGAAAGCAGGCACGAAGAACGGGAACCAGTGGGCCGCTGGGTGAGCTGTTTGACCATGGGTTGGATTCGTACTCGGCGGTACTCATACCGATCTACATGTTTAGCATATTCGGTTCCGCTGATCTACCCCCGGTGCGGATGTTCTTTATCACGCTCAATGTGTTCCTAAACTTTTACCTTCCGCACGTGGAAAAGTACCTCACGGGCGTAATGTTTCTGCCCTGGGGCTATGACTTTGTCATGTGG GGTGTCTCAATCACGTTGGCCATAACGGGAATCTTTGGTGCGGAATTCTGGCAAGTTCCGGTCTTCGGCATGAAACCGTGTCACATCTTCGAGCTGATACTCTACATCTCAGCGGTTATTACTAGTCATCCCATTATTATAGCTAATGTATACAA ATCATACCGTGATAAGACGGGTAAAATGCGATCCTTCGCGGAAGCGATTCGTCCACTGGTGCCACTCACTAGTCTATTTGTGCTGTGCACGACTTGGGTGCTGCTCTCGAGGAATGGTATTATCGATATGGAGCCTCGGTTATACTTTGTCATGTGTGGTACTCTCTTCTCCAACATTTGC TGCCGCTTGATTGTGTCGCAGATGTCTGATACTAGGGCGGATTTGTGGAACGGGTTGCTTAATCTACTATGTATCGTGGTACTGGTCGGCGTTGTACCCTTCAGCTTTTTTGGTCTACCTGAGCTAAATATTGAAGTCGAACGCTACCTGCTCTATACACTAACGATTTGTGTGACGGTCGCACATCTGCACTATGGGGCCGGTGTGGTGCGGGAAATGTGCCATCACTTCCGGATTCGTTGCTTCAAA ATCACTGCAGCGGAACTACCGCAGACGGCGCCATCGCCCGATGGTATGGAGGACATCGCATTGTGA
- the LOC125959722 gene encoding alpha-aminoadipic semialdehyde synthase, mitochondrial — MFRILKCSQYLSVRQFTRSKHTGKVIALRREDQSVWERRASFPPAMVKKLIKQGVKVIVQPSNRRAYPMQAYLNAGATVQEDISEASVIFGVKQVPVDALIPQKTYCFFSHTIKAQESNMPLLDACLEKNIRLVDYEKLMDRNGQRLVAFGKYAGVAGMINILHGLGLRLLALGHHTPFMHVGPAHNYRNSSMARQAVRDCGYEISLGMMPKSIGPLTFIFTGSGNVSQGAQEVFQELPIEFVPPEMLRKVAEHGSTNKLYGCEVSRSDHLERREGGGFDPVEYDQYPERYISTFSKNIAPYASVIVNGIYWAVGAPKLITIPDAKNLLRPANTPWLPTSRGSPALPHRMLAICDISADPGGSIEFMNECTTIDTPFCLYDADRNKDQKSFKGPGVLVCSIDNMPTQLPRESTDFFGELLYPYALDILQSDAARPLEDHSFCQPVEGAIICSNGRLTPSFEYINELRESNSRSRHKTEGSDIGKKRVLVLGAGFVSAPLVEYLHRESSVNIKVASQYKEEADRLAQRYQGVESVYVNVQDESANLQNLCEQSDVVISLLPYSLHGLIAKHCIAGRTHLVTASYVNDEISALHDAAREAGVTIMNEVGLDPGIDHLLALECIQDVQENGGVVESFVSFCGGLPAPEHSDNPLRYKFSWSPRGVLLNTLSAAKYLSKGQVVEISGGGDLMSAPRELDFLPGFALEGFPNRDSTKYKSLYGLANINTLLRGTIRYKGFSDTIRPMQLLGLIDPNPHPLLHPHGPELTWRQFIVNLLGLADTDIFIENLKYRLAERVGPIDGLEELGLLENVPVEKMGSPLDTLSHFLSKRLAFGDNERDLIVLRHDVGIRWSDGRREERGINFVVYGQPAAQGGHSAMAKTVGFPAAIAAKMIIDGEIQQRGVVLPFTADIYRPMLARLEQEGLTATTTTKAL, encoded by the exons ATGTTTCGTATTTTAAAATGTAGTCAATACTTATCAGTGCGACAGTTTACTCGCAGCAAACAT ACAGGAAAGGTGATCGCCTTACGGCGCGAGGATCAATCGGTATGGGAACGTCGAGCCTCCTTTCCACCGGCGATGGTCAAGAAACTCATCAAACAGGGCGTGAAGGTAATCGTACAACCTTCCAACCGTCGAGCCTATCCGATGCAG GCTTACCTCAATGCTGGTGCGACGGTACAGGAAGATATTAGCGAAGCCTCTGTGATCTTCGGCGTCAAGCAGGTCCCAGTCGACGCGCTGATCCCTCAGAAGACctactgcttcttctcgcATACTATCAAGGCACAGGAATCGAACATGCCACTGCTGGATGCCTGCCTCGAGAAGAACATTAGGCTGGTCGATTACGAGAAGCTGATGGATAGGAACGGCCAACGGTTGGTGGCGTTCGGCAAGTATGCAGGTGTTGCCGGAATGATCAACATTCTACACGGACTCGGTCTGCGATTGCTGGCCCTCGGTCATCATACTCCATTCATG CACGTTGGTCCTGCCCACAACTATCGTAATTCGTCGATGGCACGGCAAGCGGTACGTGACTGTGGCTACGAGATCTCGCTCGGTATGATGcccaaatcgatcggtccccTGACGTTCATCTTCACCGGTTCGGGCAACGTGTCGCAAGGAGCGCAGGAAGTGTTCCAGGAGCTACCGATTGAGTTCGTACCACCGGAAATGCTGCGCAAGGTGGCAGAGCACGGTTCCACCAATAAGCTCTATGGTTGCGAGGTCAGCCGCTCTGACCATCTGGAGCGCCGTGAGGGCGGTGGCTTCGATCCGGTCGAGTACGATCAGTATCCGGAGCGATACATTTCGACCTTCAGCAAGAACATTGCGCCCTATGCGTCGGTCATTGTGAACGGCATCTATTGGGCGGTCGGTGCACCGAAACTGATCACGATACCGGACGCAAAGAACCTGCTGCGCCCGGCCAACACTCCCTGGCTACCGACAAGCCGTGGTTCACCGGCACTACCTCATCGGATGCTTGCTATCTGTGACATCTCGGCCGATCCGGGTGGTTCGATCGAGTTCATGAACGAATGTACGACGATCGACACCCCATTCTGTCTGTACGATGCCGATCGGAATAAGGACCAAAAAAGCTTTAAAGGCCCGGGTGTGCTGGTCTGTTCGATCGACAACATGCCAACGCAGCTGCCACGGGAATCGACCGACTTCTTCGGAGAGCTGCTGTACCCGTACGCCTTGGATATTCTGCAAAGCGACGCTGCAAGACCGCTCGAGGATCATAGCTTCTGCCAGCCGGTGGAGGGTGCAATCATCTGCAGCAACGGTCGACTGACTCCGTCCTTCGAGTATATCAACGAGCTACGCGAATCCAACAGCCGGTCACGCCACAAGACCGAGGGTTCGGACATCGGCAAAAAGCGTGTGTTAGTGCTGGGGGCAGGATTCGTTTCTGCTCCGCTCGTGGAATATCTGCATCGTGAGTCGAGCGTCAACATTAAGGTGGCTTCGCAGTACAAAGAGGAAGCGGATCGATTGGCTCAACGCTATCAGGGTGTGGAGTCGGTGTACGTGAATGTCCAAGATGAATCAGCCAATCTGCAGAACCTTTGCGAGCAAAGTGATGTGGTCATTTCGCTGCTACCCTACTCCCTGCACGGTCTGATTGCCAAGCATTGCATCGCTGGACGTACGCATCTGGTCACGGCGAGCTACGTCAACGACGAGATCAGTGCCCTGCATGATGCAGCCCGTGAAGCCGGTGTAACGATCATGAATGAAGTCGGTCTGGATCCCGGCATCGATCATCTGCTGGCGCTGGAGTGTATCCAGGATGTGCAGGAGAATGGTGGAGTCGTCGAGTCATTCGTCAGTTTCTGCGGTGGcctaccagcaccagaacaTTCCGACAATCCCCTTCGATACAAGTTCTCTTGGTCGCCCCGCGGTGTCCTTCTGAACACACTGTCGGCCGCGAAGTATTTGAGCAAGGGCCAGGTGGTGGAAATTTCGGGCGGTGGTGACCTTATGTCAGCTCCCAGAGAGCTCGACTTTTTGCCTGGATTCGCACTGGAGGGTTTCCCGAATCGAGACTCCACCAAGTACAAGTCGCTTTACGGTTTGGCTAACATCAACACGCTGCTCCGTGGTACCATCCGGTATAAGGGCTTCTCGGATACGATTCGACCGATGCAGTTACTGGGATTGATCGATCCTAACCCTCATCCTCTGCTGCATCCGCACGGGCCAGAGCTAACCTGGCGTCAGTTTATCGTCAATCTGTTGGGATTGGCCGATACCGACATCTTCATCGAAAACCTCAAGTACCGTCTGGCGGAGCGCGTCGGACCAATCGATGGTCTCGAGGAGCTTGGTTTGTTAGAGAACGTCCCCGTGGAGAAGATGGGTTCGCCTCTTGACACACTCAGTCACTTTCTGTCGAAGCGACTTGCCTTCG GTGACAACGAGCGCGATCTGATCGTGCTGCGCCATGATGTTGGAATTCGCTGGAGCGATGGACGGCGCGAAGAACGGGGCATTAATTTCGTAGTGTACGGACAACCGGCGGCACAGGGTGGACATTCTGCGATGGCTAAAACGGTCGGATTCCCAGCGGCCATTGCCGCTAAAATGATTATTGACG GTGAAATCCAACAGCGCGGTGTTGTACTTCCGTTCACCGCTGACATCTACCGGCCCATGTTAGCACGTTTGGAACAGGAAGGTCTtacggcaacgacgacaacgaaggcACTCTAG
- the LOC125959728 gene encoding ethanolaminephosphotransferase 1 isoform X1 encodes MIGIKYLNDAHLKGFEKYKYNCVDTSFLSVYVMHPFWNKVVLLCPRWIAPNLLTFTGFMLTVVNFFLIAYYDYDFRAATNSPHTVPNWVWMLAAINLFVAYTLDGIDGKQARRTGTSGPLGELFDHGLDSYSAVLIPIYMFSIFGSADLPPVRMFFITLNVFLNFYLPHVEKYLTGVMFLPWGYDFVMWGVSITLAITGIFGAEFWQVPVFGMKPCHIFELILYISAVITSHPIIIANVYKSYRDKTGKMRSFAEAIRPLVPLTSLFVLCTTWVLLSRNGIIDMEPRLYFVMCGTLFSNICCRLIVSQMSDTRADLWNGLLNLLCIVVLVGVVPFSFFGLPELNIEVERYLLYTLTICVTVAHLHYGAGVVREMCHHFRIRCFKVRPKNAGAATTNQIDVNRNGSHPNHHHLNHNRRKTK; translated from the exons ATGATCGGCATCAAATATCTGAACGATGCCCACCTTAAGGGGTTCGAAAAGTACAAG TACAACTGTGTGGATACGAGCTTTTTAAGCGTTTACGTGATGCACCCCTTCTGGAACAAGGTGGTGTTGTTATGTCCTCGCTGGATCGCCCCGAACCTGCTCACCTTTACCGGTTTCATGTTGACTGTGGTCAACTTCTTCCTGATCGCGTATTACGATTATGATTTTCGTGCCGCAACCAATAGCCCACATACTGTACCCAACTGGGTTTGGATGTTGGCCGCAATAAATCTATTTGTAGCCTATACTCTCG ATGGAATCGATGGAAAGCAGGCACGAAGAACGGGAACCAGTGGGCCGCTGGGTGAGCTGTTTGACCATGGGTTGGATTCGTACTCGGCGGTACTCATACCGATCTACATGTTTAGCATATTCGGTTCCGCTGATCTACCCCCGGTGCGGATGTTCTTTATCACGCTCAATGTGTTCCTAAACTTTTACCTTCCGCACGTGGAAAAGTACCTCACGGGCGTAATGTTTCTGCCCTGGGGCTATGACTTTGTCATGTGG GGTGTCTCAATCACGTTGGCCATAACGGGAATCTTTGGTGCGGAATTCTGGCAAGTTCCGGTCTTCGGCATGAAACCGTGTCACATCTTCGAGCTGATACTCTACATCTCAGCGGTTATTACTAGTCATCCCATTATTATAGCTAATGTATACAA ATCATACCGTGATAAGACGGGTAAAATGCGATCCTTCGCGGAAGCGATTCGTCCACTGGTGCCACTCACTAGTCTATTTGTGCTGTGCACGACTTGGGTGCTGCTCTCGAGGAATGGTATTATCGATATGGAGCCTCGGTTATACTTTGTCATGTGTGGTACTCTCTTCTCCAACATTTGC TGCCGCTTGATTGTGTCGCAGATGTCTGATACTAGGGCGGATTTGTGGAACGGGTTGCTTAATCTACTATGTATCGTGGTACTGGTCGGCGTTGTACCCTTCAGCTTTTTTGGTCTACCTGAGCTAAATATTGAAGTCGAACGCTACCTGCTCTATACACTAACGATTTGTGTGACGGTCGCACATCTGCACTATGGGGCCGGTGTGGTGCGGGAAATGTGCCATCACTTCCGGATTCGTTGCTTCAAAGTAAGACCAAAGAACGCCGGTGCGGCTACAACTAACCAAATAGACGTTAACCGTAATGGTAGCCACcctaaccatcatcatcttaaccacaatcgaaggaaaaccaAGTAG